A DNA window from Schistocerca gregaria isolate iqSchGreg1 chromosome 2, iqSchGreg1.2, whole genome shotgun sequence contains the following coding sequences:
- the LOC126336032 gene encoding uncharacterized protein LOC126336032 produces the protein MTIIFDELHRALLYVLIHKAASAETFLHFNDKLAFKGLSFTVQFSRGEVSVVASPSRRLPVSSLPRIAASTYRRLPVSPPPRIAASTSRRLPVSPPPRIAASTYRRLPVSSLPRIAASTYRRLPLSSHPRLAASPPRRLPVSPPPRLHVSPPPRIAASPPPRIAASTYRRLPLSSHPRLAASPPRRLPVSPPPRIAASTYRCLPASTYRRLHVSSPPPIVASTSRRLPASPPPRLAASTYRRLHVSPPPRIVASPYRRIHVSPPPRLAASPSRRLHVSPPPRIAASTYRRLPLSSHPRLAASPPRRLPVSPPPRIAACPSRRLHLDMLYEGFTH, from the exons ATGACTATAATTTTCGATGAGCTGCACCGCGCGTTGCTGTATGTACTGATCCACAAAGCAGCCAGCGCTGAGACGTTCCTGCATTTTAATGACAAGCTAGCATTCAAGGGCCTTTCGTTTACTG TACAGTTCAGCCGAGGGGAGGTCAGCGTGGTCGCTTCCCCGTCTCGTCGCCTCCCCGTctcgtcgcttccccgtatcgccgcctccacgtatcgtcgcctccccgtatcgccgcctccacgtatcgccgcctccacgtctcgccgcctccccgtctcgccgcctccacgtatcgccgcctccacgtatcgccgcctccccgtatcgtcgcttccccgtatcgccgcctccacgtatcgtcgcctcccCCTATCGTCGcatccacgtctcgccgcctccccgcctcgccgcctccccgtctcgccgcctccccgcctccacgtatcgccgcctccacgtatcgccgcctccccgcctccacgtatcgccgcctccacgtatcgtcgcctcccCCTATCGTCGcatccacgtctcgccgcctccccgcctcgccgcctccccgtctcgccgcctccacgtatcgccgcctccacgtatcgctgcctccccgcctccacgtatcgccgcctccacgtatcgtcgcctcccCCTATCGTCGcatccacgtctcgccgcctccccgcctcgccgcctccccgtctcgccgcctccacgtatcgccgcctccacgtatcgccgcctccacgtatcgtcgcctcccCCTATCGTCGcatccacgtctcgccgcctccccgcctcgccgcctccccgtctcgccgcctccacgtatcgccgcctccacgtatcgccgcctccacgtatcgtcgcctcccCCTATCGTCGCacccacgtctcgccgcctccccgcctCGCCGCctgcccgtctcgccgcctccacgtatcgccgcctgcccgtctcgccgcctccac TTAGACATGCTTTATGAGGGCTTCACGCACTGA